A single Lactuca sativa cultivar Salinas chromosome 8, Lsat_Salinas_v11, whole genome shotgun sequence DNA region contains:
- the LOC111911185 gene encoding pentatricopeptide repeat-containing protein At3g29230, protein PRYRVVSPIANCANTNPLIFICNISVSSKIAKIVQNFTLKRILEEKFISILKSCNTINHIHQAQALVTTHGFEHNRHITPSLVSACAEIKNIAHARRVFDQISDPNTAPWNAMFKGYIGNEMYLDVLILFRRMININVKPNYFTIPIVLKSCAKLSALKDGERLHCFVVKVGFKSNPFVGTTLIDMYCSGGIISSAYKVFNEISLRNVVTWTSMIRGYISSGDINSARQLFNLAPERDIVMWNTMVSGYIESCNMNAARELFDVIPNRDLMSWNTLLNGYANNGDMKGCKNLFDEMPERNFFSWNALIGGYAHNSQFMEVLDTFKTMLNESNVQPNDATLAIVLSACSKLGALELGKWVHVYAQNNGYKDNTYIANSLIDMYAKCGVITNAIDVFRSMSKKDVISWNSVINALAMHGHGSNALKIFHEMKNSKQKPDGITFIGVICACSHMGLVKDGFNHFNSMINDYLIVPQMEHYGCMVDLLARAGLIDEAMEFITKMPLKPDNVIWTNLLSASRIYKKIDVAELCLERLIEIEPDNPSNYVMLSNIYGDVKRWDDLAKSKVAMRNTGVKKLPGCSLIEVDDGVVEFYAFDERHLKREEIYSALRGLMRLSKVEQVMEYEVGEN, encoded by the coding sequence CCTCGGTATCGCGTTGTTTCGCCCATTGCAAATTGTGCAAATACAAACCCATTAATCTTCATTTGCAATATCTCGGTTTCTTCCAAAATTGCGAAAATTGTTCAAAATTTCACCCTAAAGCGCATCCTTGAAGAAAAATTCATCTCAATTTTAAAGTCATGTAATACCATAAACCATATCCATCAAGCTCAAGCTCTGGTAACCACCCATGGGTTTGAGCACAATCGGCATATCACTCCAAGCCTCGTGTCTGCGTGCGCTGAGATAAAAAACATCGCTCATGCACGCCGGGTGTTCGACCAAATTTCTGACCCAAATACTGCGCCATGGAATGCCATGTTCAAAGGGTACATCGGAAACGAGATGTACCTGGATGTACTGATTTTGTTTCGGCGCATGATAAACATAAATGTGAAGCCTAATTACTTTACGATCCCAATTGTCCTGAAATCTTGCGCAAAGCTATCGGCTTTGAAAGATGGAGAAAGATTGCATTGCTTTGTGGTGAAGGTTGGTTTTAAGTCGAATCCATTTGTCGGGACAACTTTGATTGATATGTATTGTAGTGGGGGCATAATTTCTTCCGCTTATAAGGTTTTTAACGAGATTAGTTTAAGAAATGTAGTCACATGGACATCAATGATTCGAGGGTATATTTCATCTGGGGATATCAATTCTGCAAGACAACTGTTCAATCTGGCGCCTGAACGCGATATTGTAATGTGGAACACCATGGTTTCTGGTTATATAGAATCTTGTAATATGAACGCAGCCAGGGAACTATTCGATGTCATTCCAAATCGAGATCTAATGTCATGGAATACTTTACTAAATGGGTATGCAAATAATGGAGATATGAAGGGATGCAAGAacctgttcgatgaaatgcctgagAGAAATTTCTTTTCCTGGAATGCATTAATTGGTGGATACGCTCACAATAGTCAGTTCATGGAAGTTCTTGACACCTTCAAAACAATGTTAAATGAATCCAATGTTCAACCTAATGATGCAACACTAGCAATTGTTCTATCTGCTTGCTCAAAGCTAGGAGCTCTTGAATTGGGAAAATGGGTACATGTTTATGCACAAAACAACGGGTATAAAGATAACACTTACATTGCAAATAGTTTGATTGACATGTATGCAAAATGTGGTGTGATAACAAATGCTATTGATGTGTTTAGATCAATGAGTAAAAAAGATGTGATTTCATGGAATAGTGTTATAAATGCATTAGCCATGCATGGCCATGGATCAAACGCGTTGAAAATTTTCCATGAAATGAAGAACTCTAAACAAAAACCAGATGGAATAACATTCATAGGTGTCATATGTGCTTGTTCTCATATGGGATTAGTTAAAGATGGATTTAATCACTTTAACTCCATGATAAATGACTACTTAATTGTCCCACAAATGGAACATTATGGTTGTATGGTTGATTTACTAGCTCGAGCTGGTTTAATAGACGAAGCAATGGAGTTTATTACAAAAATGCCATTGAAACCAGATAATGTGATTTGGACTAACTTATTAAGCGCGTctagaatttataaaaaaattgatgTAGCCGAGTTGTGTCTTGAAAGGCTTATTGAGATTGAACCAGATAACCCGTCTAATTATGTGATGTTATCGAATATATATGGAGATGTTAAAAGATGGGATGATTTGGCTAAGTCAAAAGTTGCAATGAGAAACACTGGGGTTAAAAAGTTGCCGGGGTGTAGTTTGATTGAGGTTGATGATGGAGTTGTTGAGTTTTATGCTTTTGATGAGAGGCATttgaagagagaagagatataTAGTGCATTGAGAGGGTTGATGAGACTCTCAAAAGTGGAACAAGTTATGGAGTATGAGGTGGGAGAAAATTGA